Proteins encoded by one window of Anopheles maculipalpis chromosome 2RL, idAnoMacuDA_375_x, whole genome shotgun sequence:
- the LOC126559849 gene encoding elongation of very long chain fatty acids protein AAEL008004 gives MALIMKYIDSMHHYMDKYGDPRTKDWPMMSSPLPTLALCLGYVYLVKVLGPRLMENRKPFQLKNTLIVYNFVQVVFSAWLFYEIGVSGWLTGHYNFRCQPVDYSNHPKTLRMVHACWWYYFSKFTEFFDTFFFVMRKKSSQVSTLHVIHHGCMPMSVWFGVKFTPGGHSTFFGLLNTFVHIVMYTYYLFTALGPQFQKYLWWKKYLTALQMVQFVLIMVHAFQLLFIDCNYPKAFVWWIGMHAVMFFFLFNEFYQSTYKAQKLKRAAAAKKREAELLLLQQQNGHVANGSANGTLSNGTGNKAADYYVRGDVPAEMELTQRSTTNTTHTTAQ, from the exons ATGGCCTTAATTATGAAATATATTGACAGTATGCATCACTACATGGACAAATACGGAG ATCCCCGGACGAAAGATTGGCCAATGATGTCGTCGCCGCTCCCAACCCTAGCACTATGTTTAGGATATGTGTACTTAGTCAAA GTCCTGGGTCCAAGGCTAATGGAAAATCGCAAACCCTTCCAGCTCAAAAACACCCTCATAGTGTACAACTTCGTTCAAGTCGTGTTTAGTGCCTGGTTATTCTATGAG ATTGGTGTATCGGGTTGGCTAACGGGACATTATAACTTCCGATGCCAGCCAGTCGACTATAGTAACCACCCCAAAACGCTGCGG ATGGTGCATGCCTGCTGGTGGTACTATTTCTCAAAGTTCACCGAATTCTTTGACACG TTCTTCTTTGTAATGCGCAAAAAGAGTAGTCAAGTGTCTACATTGCACGTCATTCACCATGGATGTATGCCAATGTCGGTATGGTTCGGTGTTAAGTTCACTCCAG GCGGTCACAGCACATTCTTCGGCCTTTTGAACACGTTCGTACACATAGTGATGTATACGTACTATCTGTTTACTGCCCTCGGACCGCAATTCCAGAAATACTTGTGGTGGAAGAAATATCTTACCGCCCTTCAGATG GTTCAATTCGTCCTGATCATGGTACACGCTTTCCAGCTGCTGTTCATTGACTGCAACTACCCGAAAGCTTTCGTCTGGTGGATCGGAATGCATGCTGTGATGTTCTTCTTCCTGTTCAACGAGTTCTACCAGTCCACATACAAGGCCCAAAAG CTAAAGAGAGCAGCTGCTGCCAAAAAGCGAGAAGCTgagctgcttctgctgcagcaACAGAACGGTCACGTGGCCAACGGCAGCGCCAACGGTACGCTCAGCAATGGCACCGGCAACAAGGCAGCCGATTACTACGTACGGGGTGACGTTCCGGCCGAGATGGAACTGACGCAACGGTCAACAACGAACACCACGCACACGACAGCCCAATAA